GTTTAATCTTACTGGATTATTGTCACAATCTCCTAGAGTTTCAGCTTTAACTTCAACGCAAGATGTCTTACATTCAGGTTTTTTGTGTATTATAGCATTTTCAAATCTATTATTATGACAATCTACATCTCTTTTATTTACGAAAACTTCTCTATTATTCAATTTAATTTCCTCCTATCAGTCTTTTATGATGTCTAAAATCCTATTGTCCTCTTACCTAGTACATAGTATTCTGTCATTATATTTTGGTGAATTTTATTTAAGAATTTTTTAAAGTTACTTAAGTTTACACAAGATTTCTTTACAATCTTTCATTTAAAAACCATGGTACAACAATATTTGATCATATTAAATGATTGGACATAAAGGTACTCTAGCTAAAACTAGTTTTATATCAGAAAAGTTGCTTATTGCTTTGCTTCTTTCCCAATACAAGTATATTGTAGATTTGAAAAAATGTTCCTATAAAAATTTTTAAAAATGTGCATCTCTAGTTCGACTCTATTTTTAAAATATTTGTACAAATCAAGGTATTAATATAATTTTGTTCTATAGCATACATTCCATATAGCTCAATATAATGTAGTATAAAACGGCATAAAAACTGTGTATGTTTTACAAATCATTAATAGAGATCTGAAACCATGTACTACTCAAATAGATCCACTAAGTTTACTACCTTAATTGAGGATCCTTTAGCATAAGAGATTGTTTAGGCAATTTGTCGATACTAGGCAAGTTGCCTTTTTATAATCCCTACCAATCTTTTAATTTGTTATATACCAAAATCATCAGTTATTTCATAAGAGAATCCATAGAGTTTTGGTAAGTAAGCATGTATTATAGCATATGATATTTTTTATGCAGAATAAAAAATAGGGTAAAGCCTAAGCTCTACCCTTATTCATCTACCTTTTTAGCATCCAAAAATTCCACGTCCACAAAATAGTACAACAAGTAATAGGAAGAAGAAAAGTAGGCTATCTCCTGATCCTTTAAAAATACCACAGTTACAGAAAATTATCACCAATATCAAGAAGAAGAAAAGTAAACTACTTTGAGTTCCTCCAAACAAACCACCTAAACCTAGATTACATTCACCCATATATTACACCTACCTTTTCGAATTTTAGGTACCGCTAAATACACAACCTTTTTCTCTTTCAGTCCTAAGACTATCTATAGTTGTAATATATATTATGAAATTATCTATAAATTGTTCTATATTTTTCTATAAAAAATAAAAAGGGGGAACCTAAGTTACCCCAACATTAATAAATCCCCCAAACATCAATGTTTGAGGGATTTTGTATTTTATAAATATTATCTCTTTGAGAATTGTGGTGCACGTCTTGCTGCTTTTAAACCGTATTTCTTTCTTTCCTTAGCTCTTGCATCTCTAGTTAAGAAACCAGCTTTTTTAAGAGTTCCTCTTAATTCTTCATCAGACTTTACTAATGCTCTAGCGATTCCGTGTCTTAAAGCTCCAGCTTGTCCAGTGTATCCTCCACCTGCCACTGTTGCGATTACATCGAATCTACCTAATGTTTCTGTAATTGTTAGAGGCATTCTAACATCTCTCTTTAAAGTTTCATATTTAAAATATTCTTCGATATCTCTGTTGTTTATTTTAACATTTCCTTCACCAGGAACTAATCTTACTCTAGCGATAGATTGCTTTCTTCTACCTGTTCCGTAATAAGCTACTCTTGCCATCCATAACTCCTCCTTTCAAATTTCCTACTTTATATATCTAATGCTTCTGGTTTTTGAGCTTCGTGATTGTGGTTTGGTCCAGCATATACTTTTAATTTTGTAAGCATTTGTCTTCCAAGTCTATTTTTTGGAAGCATACCTTTTACCGCATTGTAAACAAGCTTTTCAGGTTTTTCAGCAAGAAGTCTTCTAAAAGAAACTTGTTTTAATCCACCTGGATGTCCTGTATGATAAGTATAGAAAGATTGATCTAATTTCTTACCAGTTAAAACTACCTTCTCTGCATTAACAACGATTACAAAATCACCAGTGTCTACATAAGGTGTAAATTCTGGCTTGTTTTTTCCTCTTAAAATTGTAGCGATTTCTGTTGAAAGTCTACCTAAAGTTTTTCCTTCAGCATCGACAATATACCACTTTCTTTCAACTTCATTCGGTTTTGCCATATATGATTTCATTGTTTTCCCTCCTTGTAAATCATCGATTTTTAAATGTTATCTTGTTTTTGTCACGTTCTATATATGTGTCAAGATCCGGGGCAGTGGATCATATTTACACACTCTCGTATATTTTAATACAATGCGCCTAGTGTGTCAAGGGGTAAAATACCTTATCTAAAAATAATCCTTGGGGTGGCGCTGTATGACCTGCCACTGTTCTATCCTTGGTTTCAAGCGCCCTATTAATATGCTCTATCGATATTTTTCCCATACCAACTTCCACTAAAGTCCCTGTAATAATTCTAACCATATTGTATAGAAAACCATCGCCCTCTATATAAACATATAGACTATTATCTTTAATTATAATATCTAAATTTCGGATAGTTCTCACTGTATTTTCAACACTACTGCCACTGGACATAAAGCCTCTAAAGTCATGGGTTCCTAGTAAAAGTTTTGCTCCATCTCTCATTTTTTTATGGTCTAACTTATAATGGACATGATAGCTATAGTTCCTAAGTAAGGGGTTTCTATACCTACCTTCATAAATATGATAAATATATCGTTTGCCAATAGCACTATACCGAGCATGAAAATCCATAGGAACCTCCATTGCATTAATAATAGAAATATCATTTGGTAGGTTGCTATTAAAAGCTAATGGAAGCCTATCTACTGGAATATTGCTTTCAAGTATAAAACTTGCCACTTGACCATAGGCATGAACACCAGCATCTGTTCTTCCAGACCCATTAATACTAAGTTCTTTACCTGTAAGTTTTTTTAGAGCTCTCATTATTTCTTCCTGTATTGTTCTACTATTAGGTTGAATTTGCCATCCACTATAGTTTGTTCCATCATATTGAATTTCGACCATAATGTTTTTCATTGTATCATTCCTAACGGCTAACATCTTATAATGCAACTCGATGAAAAATTAAAACTGCTAATAAAAATGTGGTTACTACTAGAGCTACTGTATCTTTCCCTGTCATTTTTAATTCCTTCATTCTAGTACGATTTTCGCCACCACGATAGCATCTTGCTTCCATAGCCATGGCTAATTCATCAGCTCTTCTAAATGCACTAATAAACAAGGGAACTAATAAAGGTACTAAGCTTTTTGCTCTACTAATAATATTCCCACTTTCGAAATCAGCTCCACGAGCCATTTGTGCTTTCATAATCTTATCAGTTTCTTCAAGTAAAGTAGGGATAAACCTAAGAGCAATTGTCATCATCATAGCTAACTCATGGGCTGGTACACCTATCTTTTTAAATGGGTTTAATAGATGTTCTATCCCATCTGTTAGTGCTATTGGTGAAGTAGTTAATGTTAATAAAGAAGTTCCCATAACTAATAATACTAGTCTAATAGCCATAAAAAACGCCTGATATAAGCCTTCTCTTGTCATAACTAAAGGGCCTAGATTGAAAATAGGTTCTCCTTGTGTCATAAATATATTAATTATAAATGTAATTATTATTATTATTCTTAAAGGTTTTAATCCTTTAATAATGTATTTTATAGGTATTTTAGATATATATACAGAAACAAATATAAAAGCAATAATATAAGCATAAGGAATAAAGGTATTAATAATAAATAATCCTATTATTAATGCAAAGGTAATCAGTATCTTAGTCCTCGGGTCTAATTTATGAACATAGGACCCTGTTGGATAATATTGACCAATTGTAATGTCTTTAAGCATTTTTATTACTCCTTATCCATTTTAAAATTTCTTCCTTAGCTTCTTCCACTGTAAATATATCTTCCCTTAGCTCAATACCCTTTGCCTTTAACGCTCTAATTAAATAGCTTATTTGTGGAACTCCAAGTCCTATAGATTCTAAGGTTTCTACCTGTTGGAATACTTCTCTAGGATCCCCAAGAAGTGCAATCTTTCCTCTATGCATAACAATAATACGGTCTACTAGCTTTGCAATATCCTCCATACTATGAGATACTAAAATAACCGTATTTTTATATTGGCTATGCAGCATTTTTATTTCTTCTAAAATTTCATCCCTTGTTCTAGGATCTAAGCCTGCCGTAGGTTCGTCTAATATTAACACTTCTGGTTTCATAGCGAATACTCCAGCAATAGCTACCCTTCTTCTTTGACCCCCACTTAGTTCAAATGGAGATCTGTCTTTTAATTCTTCAAATGAAAGCTTTACAAATTCCATAGCCTCCTTAATCCTTTCTTCTACTTCAGATTCTGATAACCCTAAGTTCAGAGGTCCAAAGGCAATATCCTTATATATTGTTTCTTCAAATAGTTGATGTTCTGGATATTGAAAAACTAAACCAACCTTTTTTCTTACATCTCTTAACTTAACTGATTTGTCGGTAATATCAGTACCACTAATAATAATTTTACCAGAAGTGGGTTTTATCAATCCATTTAAATGCTGAGTTAAAGTAGACTTACCTGATCCAGTATGACCTATGAGACCTATAAATTCTCCAGATTTAATCTCAACATTAACATTATCTAATGCCTTAGTTTCAAATGGGCTACCTGGGTTATATACATATGTTAAATTTTCTATTTTAATTGACATAATCTCATCACCATTTCATCAACAGTTAATATATCTTGAGGTAAATCAATTCCCTCTTTTATCAATTCATTAGTTAAGTCTGTTATTTGAGGTACATCTAATCCTAACTCTTTTAACTGCTCAACTTTAGAGAACACTTCTTTGGGTTTACCTTCCAAAACTATTTGCCCATTTTCCATTACTATAACCCTATCTGCATCTACAGCTTCTTCCATAAAGTGGGTAATATGAACTATTGTAATATTTTCTTCTTTATTAAGCTTTTTTATAGTATTAATTACTTCCTTACGACCCGATGGATCTAACATCGCAGTTGGCTCATCAAAGATTATACAATTAGGTCTCATAGCAATGACTCCTGCAATAGCAATTCTTTGTTTTTGTCCACCAGATAATAAATGTGGAGCTTTACCTCTATATTCTAGCATATCTACAATATTAAGAGCTTCTTCTACTCTTCTTATAATCTCTACTGGAGGAACACCTAAGTTTTCAGGCCCAAATGCAACATCTTCTTCTACAATTGTAGCTACAATTTGATTGTCAGGATTTTGGAATACCATTCCAGCTGTCTGCCTAATATTCCATATGTTTTCTTCCTCTTTTGTATTTAATCCTTTAACAAGTACGTCTCCCTTTGTAGGTAATAAAAGAGCATTCATATGTTTAGCCAAAGTTGACTTTCCTGAACCATTGTGTCCAATTACTACCACAAATTCACCGGACTCAACCGTAACTGTAACATCATTTAGGGCTAGCATACCTTCATCATCATTATTTTTATACTGAAATTGTATATTATTAACCTCTATCATTTTACTCATCCTATAGTCCCTTCTTTATTTTCATATAATCATACGTCAAAATCTAAACATCTTATATTATAACTTATTTTCTACTTGTTGACTATGATTTATGTGTAAAAAGTCGTCTATCACTATGGAAGCAACTCCTATCACACTTATAATTATGCTATTATTTTTACAATACTTCATGCCCATCTTAAACTTTTAACCTAGTTCAAAATTTCAAGTGCTTAGGATTTATTTTTAATTTAAAGTTATCAAAACTCACCAATCTACTGCTTCTATAGAGAATCTTAATGATTAAAGGATTATACTTGTTTAAACAATAAAAAAACAGGGACTAAGCCTATTAACTTAATCCCTCCTATCTATTATACTAATTCGATGATTACCATCTCTGCAGCGTCGCCTTTTCTTGGTCCAAGCTTCATAATACGTGTATATCCACCATTACGCTCTTGATATTTTGGCGCAATTTCATCAAATAAATTCTTAACTACAGTTTCTTCTGTTATAAAGCTAAGAACTTGTCTTCTAGCATGTAGATCTCCTCTTTTTGCAAGAGTAATCATTTTTTCAGCTAGTCTTCTTGTTTCTTTAGCTCTTGTTTCTGTTGTTTCAATTCTACCGCTTTTTAATAAACTAGTTACTAGGTTTCTAAGCATTAAATTTCTATGAGCGCTTACACGTCCTAATTTACGATAATGTGCCATGTCTATCCCTCCTTACTACATCCTATTCATCGCTAGGTTTTAATCCAAGACCTAACTCGTCAAGCTTTTTCTGAACTTCTTCAAGAGACTTTCTTCCAAGGTTTCTTACCTTCATCATATCCTCTTCAGACTTTTGAGCAAGTTCATCTACTGTATTAATGCCTGCACGTTTCAGACAGTTATAGGATCTTACTGAAAGGTCAAGCTCTTCTATAGTCATTTCAAGAACCTTTTCCTTTTTATCCTCTTCTTTCTGTACCATGATCTCTACATCATTAACATGCTCAGTTAATGTAATGAATAGATTTAAGTGTTCATTCATTATCTTTGCTGCCAAAGATATAGCTTCATCAGGCATAATACTTCCATCGGTAAAGACTTCAATAATCAGTCGATCATAGTCAGTAACTTGACCTACCCTTGTGTTCTCAACATAATAACTAACCTTTGTTACAGGAGTAAATATTGAGTCTATAGGTAGTACACCGATAGGCATTCCTGGGGTTTTGTTGTTTTCTGCTGGTACATATCCTCTTCCTTTAGCAATGGTTAATTCCATTGTTAGAGTTCCATCACTATCTAAGGTAGCAATATGCATTTCTGGACTAAGGATTTCAACGTCTGCATCTGCAATGATATCACCTGCAGTTATAGTTCCTTCGCCTTTTGCTTCAATACGAACCGTTTTAGGCTCATTTCCGTGCATACGAATAGACAAGCCTTTTAAGTTAATTATAATCTCTGAAACATCCTCTTTTACACCTGGGATTGTAGAAAATTCATGTAAGACACCATCAATTTTTACAGACGTTACCGCCGCCCCAGGTAATGAAGATAACATAATTCTTCTTAGGGAATTCCCTAATGTGGTTCCATAACCTCTCTCTAGCGGCTCCACTGTAAACTTTCCATAGGTATTTTCTTCATTAATCTCTACTACTTCTACCTTTGGCTTTTCCATTTCTATCATTGATTTGAACCCTCCTTTAGCATTTTCTCTATTATATTGAGGGCAACTGATTCTAAAAATTATTATTTAGAGTATAGCTCTACGATTAAGTTTTCTGCGATTGGTAAATCTATATCTTCTCTTGAAGGTAATGAAACTATTTTTCCCTCTAATTTTTCTGCATCAGCTGTTAACCAATTTGGAACATTTCCTTTAAAGTTTTCAGCTAAAGCTTTGAATTTATTTGATGACTTAGACTTTTCAGCAACAACAATAGTATCTCCTGCACTAACTAAATATGAAGGGATATCTACTTTTTTACCATTTACTAAAAAGTGTCCATGAACAACTAATTGTCTAGCTTCTGCTCTAGAAGCTCCAAAACCTAATCTATAAACAACGTTGTCTAGACGAGTTTCTAATATTCTTAAAAGGTTTTCACCTGTAATACCAGCTTGCTTATCAGCCATCTCAAAGTATTTTCTAAATTGAGACTCTAATACACCATAGAATCTTTTTGCTTTTTGTTTTTCTCTTAATTGAATTCCATAGTTTGATAGTTTTTTTCTACTGTTACCGTGCTGTCCTGGAGCATAAGCTCTTTTAGAAATTGCACATTTATCTGTGTAGCATCTATCGCCTTTTAGGTATAATTTCATACCCTCTCTACGACATAATCTACATACCGCTTCTGTATATCTTGCCATTTACTTACACCTCCCGATCTTCATTAAACTCTTCTACGTTTTGGCGGTCTACAACCGTTATGTGGAATTGGAGTTACATCTTTAATAAGGTTAACTTCAAGTCCTGCAGCTTGTAGTGAACGAATTGCAGCTTCTCTTCCTGCACCTGGTCCCTTAACATAAACTTCTACAGTTTTTAATCCGTGCTCCATAGCAGCCTTAGCAGCAGTTTCTGCAGCCATTTGAGCAGCGAAAGGAGTTGATTTTCTTGATCCTTTGAATCCTAATTGACCTGCACTAGCCCAAGAAATTACATTTCCTTGCATGTCAGTTAAAGTAATAATTGAATTGTTAAATGTTGATTGAATATGTGCTTGACCACGTTCTATATTTTTACGTTCTCTTCTTCGAGTACGAACGCCTTTTTTCTTAGCTACCTTTGCCATTCTCGCTGTACCTCCTTACCTACTATTTTTTCTTCTTACGACCAACAGTTTTCTTAGGACCTTTTCTTGTACGAGCATTAGTTTTTGTCTTTTGTCCTCTTACTGGCAATCCTTTAATATGTCTTAATCCTCTATAACATCTGATCTCTTTTAATCTCTTAATGTTTAAAGCGATTTCTCTTCTTAAATCCCCTTCAACATGATGATCTGAGTCGATAATTTTTCTTAAGTTATTTACTTCTTCCTCTGTTAAATCCTTTACTCTTGTATCAGGATTAATACCTGCAGCAGCTAATATACCATTTGATGTTTTTCTACCGATACCAAATATATATGTTAAGCCAACTTCAACTCTTTTATCTCTTGGCAAGTCAACACCAGCTATTCTAGCCATATTGATTTACACCTCCTAATTCTATTGTTCCACCATCTTATATTCTCTGTATTACTAGTCTTTTTCTAATGTAAATTTAGATTTAAAATGAATATTTTGTATCGCAATAGCTTTTGGGGAATCAGTTAGAAACTGACGCAGCCGCTCCCGCAAGCTTATAACTACAATACTGTATTATACTATAAAACAACTGAAAGTTCCAGTAGTATTTAAACTAGTTTAACCTTGTTTTTGTTTGTGTTTAGGATTTTCGCAGATAACCATAACTCTGCCATTCCTTTTGATTATTTTACACTTTTCACAAATTGGTTTAACCGATGGTCTAACCTTCATTGTTATCCCTCCTTGACTACTTCTTTCGCCATGTTATTCTACCACGAGTCAAATCATATGGAGATAACTCTACCGTAACCTTATCCCCAGGCAGAATCCTAATAAAGTTCATTCTTAATTTTCCTGATATGTGTCCTAAAACCTCATGACCATTTTCAAGTTCTACAATAAACATCGCATTTGGTAATGCTTCTTTTACTGTACCTTCTAATTCAATTACATCTTGCTTCGACATTGAGCAATCAAACCTCCATTTCTAACCCCAGGATTTTACACCTAGTCTTTCAAGCTCTCTACGTATAAAGGCATTATTTATTTTCTCATTGTTTAAAATTGCATCTTTAATTTCTTTAGATACAATATTCAACTTTGCCAAGTGTTTAATCTTTTTTTTCTTAGGTCTATCTATTCTTCTTAATGATCCATCAACAATTAAGACATGATTGTTATCAGCTTTACCAAACACGACAAAAACTCTTCCCTGATCACGTCCAGTTTTTGACTTAACTATTTGTCCTATGTCTAAATCAGTTTGTTCCATATAGTCACCTCATTTGTCTGGATTATAGCTTTGTAAGAATCTCAGGTTCTCCATCCGTAATTGCTACGGTATGTTCGTAATGAGCTGAGTATTCACCATCTAAGGTTACTACTGTCCAACCATCTGAAAGTACTTTAACTTCGTAGGTTCCTATGTTAATCATTGGTTCTATAGCTAAGACCATTCCTTCTTTTAATCTTGGTCCTTTTCCTGGAGGACCATAGTTAGGAATTTGTGGTTCTTCATGCATACTTGTACCGATTCCATGGCCTACGTAGTTTCTAACCACTGAAAAACCCCTGTCTTCAACATGGGTTTGAATAGCATAGGATATATCTGATAACCGATAGCCTAACTTTGCAAACTTAATTCCCTCATAAAAGCTTTGCCTAGTTACTTCTATAAGCTCCTGTGCTCTCTGACTAATCTTTCCTATGGCATGAGTTTTTGCAGAGTCACCATAATAACCTTTGTAGAGTGCCCCGATATCTATACTGATAATATCGCCATCTTCTAGTGTTTTTAATCCAGGTATACCATGGACTACTTCGTGATTAACGGAGGCACATATGCTAGCTGGAAAACCTCCATATCCTTTAAATGCAGGAATTGCTCCTTTTTTAAGAATATGTTTTTCAGCTATCGCATCTAGTTCCTTTGTCGTAATTCCCGGTTTTATTGCCTCTCTAACAAGTTCATGGGCTTCAGCAACAATTTTTCCAGCTTCTCGCATTAATTCAATTTCTTGACGCGATTTTATATATATCATTATAGCTCGCTCCCTAAAGAGGTCACAATATCTTCAAACACTTCATTTATTCTTCTGTCGCCATCTATAGTAACTAGCTTATCTTGTTTACTGTAGTACTCTATTAATGGAGTTGTTTCCTTCAAATAAACTTCGATACGTTTTGTTACTGTCTCTTCGTTATCATCATCTCGTTGATAAAGATTACCACCGCATTGGTCGCAATTTTCTCCCTTTGTTGATGGATTATATTTTACGTGGAATGTGGCACCGCATTCTCTACATATTCTTCTTCCAACGGCTCTTTCCACTAAAATGCCTTTATCAACTTCTATATTTATTACTCTATCTAAGGCTCCATCCATATTTGCTAACACTTTATCTAAAGCTTCAGCCTGCACTACCGTTCTTGGAAATCCATCTAATAGAAATCCACCTGTACAATCTTCTTGCTTTAAACGATCTTCCACAATTTCCACTACAACTTCATCTGGAACTAAAAGACCTTGATCCATGTAACCTTTAGCTTTTTTGCCAAGTTCAGTACCTTGTTTAATGTTATATCTAAAAATGTCTCCAGTGGAAATATGAGGAATGTTGTATTTTTCAACAATAGCTGCAGCCTGTGTTCCTTTCCCCGCCCCTGGGGGACCAAGTAAAATTAATCTCATTATACCATCTCCTGGTTAAATTATAAGGATTAGATTCATGGGGTAAACGCCCCATGAGTCCTTTTCTTATTCTTACTTCAAGAATCCTTGGTAATGTCTCATTAAAAGTTGTGCTTCAATTTGCTTCATTGTTTCTAATGCAACACCTACAACGATTATAATTGTTGTACCACCAAAAGCAATTGGTATTTTTGTTGCACCAAGAATAATTGTAGGAACAATTGTAATTACTGCTAAGAATACTGCTCCTGCTAATGTAATTCTTGTAAGAACCTTATTTAAATAATCCGCTGTAGGCTTTCCTGGTCTAATACCTGGTATAAATCCACCATTCTTTTTCATATTGGTAGATACTTCTACAGGATTAAATGTTACTGCAGTATAGAAATAAGTAAAGAATATAATTAATACTGCACTTAAAAGGTTATAAATAAACACTCCTGGCATAGCATTAGGTGATAACCATGTTGCTAAAAATCTAGAGAACCCATTATCTTGACCAATAAAGTAGGCAATTGTATGAGGGAACTGAAGAAGTGACATAGCAAAGATTACTGGAATAACACCTGATTGATTTACTTTTAGTGGAATATGAGAACTTTGTCCACCATACATTTTTCTTCCAACAACTCTTTTAGCATATTGTACAGGAATTTTTCTTGTTCCTTCTTGAATAGCAATAACACCAACTACCATTAGTAACGCTATAGCTATAAATACTACAATAGCTAGGGGATTTAATTCTCCTTGTTTTGCTAAAGCAAAAGTACTGTAGATACTATTAGGTAGTCCTGATACAATACCAGCAAAGATTAAAAGAGAAATACCATTCCCAATTCCTTTTTCTGTTATTTCTTCTCCTAACCACATTAAAAATGCAGTACCAGCAGTTAAAGTAAGAATAACTACTATAATACTAAAAGTATCTTGATTGATTAATGCTCCTTTAAATAAACCTATACTAATACCTGTTGCTTGTATTAAAGCTAATACGATAGTTGCATATCTTTGATATTGAGCAATTTTTTTACTACCTTCCTCGCCTTCCTTCGCCATTTCTTCAAGACTAGGGATTGCTATAGTTAGTAGTTGCATAATAATAGATGCTGTAATGTAAGGTGTAATGCTTAGTGCAAAAATCGTCATATTACCAAAGGCCCCACCGGATACTAGATTGAAGAATGAAAGTAGTCCAGCATTATCTACTATATTTTTTACATACTCAATATTGATGCCAGGTACTGGAATAACAGAACCTAGTCTGAAAATAGCAAGCATCATAAAGGTGTATAAAATCCGCCTACGTAAATCTGGGATTTTCCAAGCATTTTTTAGTGTTTGTATCACCTTACATCACCTCTGCCTTTCCTCCAGCAGCTTCAATTTTCTCAGCAGCTGACTTAGTGAATCTTTGTGCTTGTACTGTTAAGCTTTTCTCTAAGTTGCCATTGCCTAGAATCTTGATTCCGTCTTTTTCTATCTTTTTAATAACACCTGTTTCTTTTAAAAGCTCTGGTGTAACTACTGTGCCATTTTCAAAGGCATTCAATCTTTCAATACTAATTTCATTGTAAACTTTTGCAAATATATTTGTAAATCCACGTTTTGGTAATCTTCTGTATAGAGGCATTTGACCCCCTTCAAATCCTGGTCTTACTCCTCCACCACTACGAGCTTTTTGACCGTTTGATCCACGACCAGCAGTCTTTCCAAGACCACTTGCAGTACCTCTACCTTTTCTTTTTCTATCTTTAACGGCACCTTCTGCAGGTCTAAGTTCATGTAGTTTCATGTCTACACCTCCTCAGTTTATATTTCCTTTACTTCTACTAAATGTTTTACTGTTTCAATCATACCTCTTATTTGAGGAGTAACTTCTTTTTCAGTTGTTTG
This DNA window, taken from Alkaliphilus flagellatus, encodes the following:
- the map gene encoding type I methionyl aminopeptidase gives rise to the protein MIYIKSRQEIELMREAGKIVAEAHELVREAIKPGITTKELDAIAEKHILKKGAIPAFKGYGGFPASICASVNHEVVHGIPGLKTLEDGDIISIDIGALYKGYYGDSAKTHAIGKISQRAQELIEVTRQSFYEGIKFAKLGYRLSDISYAIQTHVEDRGFSVVRNYVGHGIGTSMHEEPQIPNYGPPGKGPRLKEGMVLAIEPMINIGTYEVKVLSDGWTVVTLDGEYSAHYEHTVAITDGEPEILTKL
- a CDS encoding KOW domain-containing RNA-binding protein; the protein is MEQTDLDIGQIVKSKTGRDQGRVFVVFGKADNNHVLIVDGSLRRIDRPKKKKIKHLAKLNIVSKEIKDAILNNEKINNAFIRRELERLGVKSWG
- the infA gene encoding translation initiation factor IF-1, which codes for MSKQDVIELEGTVKEALPNAMFIVELENGHEVLGHISGKLRMNFIRILPGDKVTVELSPYDLTRGRITWRKK
- the rplO gene encoding 50S ribosomal protein L15; amino-acid sequence: MKLHELRPAEGAVKDRKRKGRGTASGLGKTAGRGSNGQKARSGGGVRPGFEGGQMPLYRRLPKRGFTNIFAKVYNEISIERLNAFENGTVVTPELLKETGVIKKIEKDGIKILGNGNLEKSLTVQAQRFTKSAAEKIEAAGGKAEVM
- the secY gene encoding preprotein translocase subunit SecY, which codes for MIQTLKNAWKIPDLRRRILYTFMMLAIFRLGSVIPVPGINIEYVKNIVDNAGLLSFFNLVSGGAFGNMTIFALSITPYITASIIMQLLTIAIPSLEEMAKEGEEGSKKIAQYQRYATIVLALIQATGISIGLFKGALINQDTFSIIVVILTLTAGTAFLMWLGEEITEKGIGNGISLLIFAGIVSGLPNSIYSTFALAKQGELNPLAIVVFIAIALLMVVGVIAIQEGTRKIPVQYAKRVVGRKMYGGQSSHIPLKVNQSGVIPVIFAMSLLQFPHTIAYFIGQDNGFSRFLATWLSPNAMPGVFIYNLLSAVLIIFFTYFYTAVTFNPVEVSTNMKKNGGFIPGIRPGKPTADYLNKVLTRITLAGAVFLAVITIVPTIILGATKIPIAFGGTTIIIVVGVALETMKQIEAQLLMRHYQGFLK
- a CDS encoding adenylate kinase; the protein is MRLILLGPPGAGKGTQAAAIVEKYNIPHISTGDIFRYNIKQGTELGKKAKGYMDQGLLVPDEVVVEIVEDRLKQEDCTGGFLLDGFPRTVVQAEALDKVLANMDGALDRVINIEVDKGILVERAVGRRICRECGATFHVKYNPSTKGENCDQCGGNLYQRDDDNEETVTKRIEVYLKETTPLIEYYSKQDKLVTIDGDRRINEVFEDIVTSLGSEL